One window from the genome of Bufo bufo chromosome 4, aBufBuf1.1, whole genome shotgun sequence encodes:
- the LOC120999146 gene encoding posterior protein-like: MELAYSYVKKYASAKYHSCADEPLKSQVNALLSQCQQHNDKLQSRPLTKKGNKQKLANEIAVLLRITEISEQMGEQWRAERSHLGEQIEKIGDNLSSIATASSVEMDDLRATVCNLSERNCELQEQLEQCNANFDMKSRLVGSLQLKLSHMEELVMSLERKLEDANSQLLRKEQWILSLNERKKKCPSANICIVTDVNTSNEVAIANAPGYLGEGTSVLTINEKLTLCQILGEFNTLESPVCLSNKFEAIVQKYTLTDKDACSLLRAWVPAPLASQVSAYENDNLDAEGRMKELQRVLKSRDDRGINALQRMRFRRGDDPILFCNQYLSLYKSVYNCPDMSADDSGFIYSMANICYVNYPNRIALRNANSYQSFINILRDWCEESSDGYRSDADISVVSRGTRRKKFIRCYKCHRPGHIQRFCRTPDIFSLIPDDKGISTQDKESIPQEPDVMDNSLGESGNAEGQKEEITDNNGRPPPNSQQPWGTSIPMFAPWTNLPFWLVCSWSQIALPFFIKNMANFVSNACLV; encoded by the coding sequence ATGGAACTGGCCTATAGTTATGTTAAGAAATATGCCTCTGCCAAATATCATTCATGTGCAGATGAACCTCTTAAGAGTCAAGTTAATGCGTTGTTGTCTCAGTGTCAGCAACATAATGACAAGCTGCAGAGTAGACCACTTACAAAGAAAGGTAACAAACAGAAATTGGCTAACGAAATTGCGGTATTGCTCAGAATCACAGAAATTTCTGAGCAAATGGGGGAGCAATGGAGAGCAGAAAGGAGTCATCTTGGAGAGCAGATAGAGAAAATTGGAGATAATCTTAGTAGCATTGCAACTGCCTCCAGTGTTGAAATGGATGACTTGAGGGCTACTGTGTGCAATTTATCCGAAAGAAATTGTGAGTTGCAAGAACAATTGGAACAATGCAATGCAAACTTTGATATGAAGAGTAGGCTTGTTGGTTCATTGCAACTAAAATTATCTCATATGGAGGAATTGGTAATGTCTTTGGAGAGGAAATTGGAAGATGCAAACTCCCAGCTACTTAGAAAGGAGCAATGGATATTATCCCTCAATGAACGGAAGAAAAAGTGTCCATCAGCCAATATCTGTATTGTCACTGATGTGAATACATCCAATGAGGTGGCAATAGCAAATGCTCCTGGATATTTAGGGGAGGGCACTAGTGTACTCACAATTAATGAAAAACTTACATTGTGCCAGATTCTGGGTGAGTTTAATACACTGGAGTCACCCGTGTGCCTGTCTAATAAATTTGAGGCTATTGTACAGAAGTACACTTTGACTGATAAAGATGCATGCTCTCTTCTAAGGGCTTGGGTACCAGCACCTCTAGCATCCCAGGTATCTGCATATGAGAATGACAACTTAGATGCAGAGGGAAGGATGAAAGAACTGCAGCGTGTGTTAAAGAGTCGCGATGATAGAGGGATAAATGCGTTACAAAGAATGAGATTTAGAAGAGGAGATGACCCTAtattgttctgtaaccaatatctTTCACTGTACAAAAGTGTGTATAACTGTCCTGATATGTCTGCTGATGATTCAGGCTTCATATACTCAATGGCCAATATATGTTATGTGAACTATCCTAATAGGATTGCCCTCAGAAATGCCAATTCATACCAGAGCTTTATCAATATACTTAGAGACTGGTGTGAAGAATCCAGTGATGGTTATAGATCAGATGCAGATATATCAGTAGTGAGCAGAGGTACAAGAAGGAAGAAATTCATCAGGTGTTACAAATGTCACAGACCAGGGCACATTCAGAGATTTTGTCGAACCCCCGATATTTTCAGCCTGATACCGGATGATAAAGGTATATCCACCCAGGACAAGGAAAGCATACCACAGGAGCCTGATGTAATGGATAACAGCCTTGGGGAGTCTGGAAATGCTGAGGGGCAAAAGGAGGAGATTACAGATAATAATGGCCGCCCCCCTCCGAATAGCCAACAGCCATGGGGGACGAGCATACCAATGTTTGCACCCTGGACTAATCTTCCATTTTGGCTGGTATGCAGTTGGTCCCAAATAGCATTACCATTTTTCATAAAAAATATGGCAAACTTTGTGAGCAATGCCTGCTTAGTTTAG